The following are encoded together in the bacterium genome:
- a CDS encoding asparaginase, whose product MTTSLTRNQPHAPQNRTMTESHPPSAGLVPAVEFTRGGSVESIHHAAAAVVDHSGRVLARIGDPQRVTLTRSSLKPFQALAAVLRGYPERFGLAARHLALGCASHSGEPQHIQTAQEILDAIGAGIADLHCGVHIPLHLKADEGGIPPRSEFSAIHNNCSGKHSTMLALARLLDAPLAGYLDYGHPVQVAIREAITAATGCDVARAAWGIDGCSAPNYAMPLAALATGFARYARAVARPESELDATDRAAATIARAMMAHPEMVSGTGRFDLTLSNALDRAIFAKSGAEAIQGVGIPSKGWGVVIKIGDGAGRGLPPLMVSLLDQLGVLDDAARARLESVGAPRLKNLRGLEVGAARCVARVEWL is encoded by the coding sequence ATGACGACGTCTTTGACCAGGAATCAGCCGCACGCGCCGCAGAATCGGACCATGACCGAGTCGCATCCCCCGTCCGCCGGACTGGTGCCGGCCGTTGAGTTCACCCGCGGCGGATCGGTGGAGAGCATCCACCACGCCGCCGCCGCGGTGGTCGACCACAGCGGACGGGTCCTCGCGCGCATCGGCGATCCGCAGCGGGTCACGCTCACCCGCTCATCGTTGAAGCCCTTTCAGGCGCTGGCGGCGGTGTTGCGCGGCTATCCCGAACGCTTCGGGCTGGCCGCGCGCCATCTGGCGCTGGGCTGCGCCTCCCACTCGGGCGAACCGCAGCACATTCAGACGGCGCAGGAAATCCTCGATGCCATCGGCGCAGGCATCGCCGATCTGCATTGCGGCGTGCACATTCCGCTTCACCTGAAAGCCGACGAGGGCGGCATCCCGCCTAGAAGCGAGTTCTCCGCCATCCACAACAATTGCTCCGGCAAGCACAGCACGATGCTGGCGCTGGCGCGTCTGCTCGATGCGCCGCTGGCCGGCTATCTCGACTATGGCCATCCGGTCCAGGTCGCGATCCGTGAAGCGATCACGGCCGCGACCGGATGCGATGTGGCGCGCGCGGCCTGGGGGATTGATGGTTGCTCGGCCCCCAATTATGCCATGCCGCTGGCGGCGCTGGCCACCGGGTTTGCCCGTTATGCCCGCGCCGTGGCGCGGCCCGAGTCCGAGTTGGATGCCACCGATCGCGCCGCCGCCACGATCGCGCGCGCGATGATGGCCCATCCCGAGATGGTCTCGGGCACCGGACGCTTCGATCTCACGCTCTCCAACGCGCTGGATCGCGCCATCTTCGCCAAGTCCGGCGCCGAGGCGATTCAGGGCGTCGGCATCCCGTCGAAGGGTTGGGGCGTGGTGATCAAGATCGGCGATGGCGCCGGACGCGGCCTGCCGCCGCTCATGGTGTCGTTGCTAGATCAACTGGGTGTGCTTGACGATGCCGCCCGCGCCCGGTTGGAATCGGTCGGCGCGCCGCGGTTGAAGAACCTGCGCGGCCTGGAGGTCGGCGCCGCCCGTTGCGTCGCCCGGGTGGAGTGGCTGTAG
- a CDS encoding acetyl ornithine aminotransferase family protein — protein MTVMDRPSVKTPLPGPKSKALIEYDEKFVSPSYTRAYPVVLDRAEGAWIWDVDGNKYLDFHSGIGVCSTGNTHPKVVEAIVAQARKSVHFSSADFYHELVGSLAERIGKHAPGDKPKRVFFTNSGTESVECGLKLARYKRRRPRMIAFIGAFHGRSMGALSLTCSKIAQRERFSPLLPEVTHVPYAYCYRCPFNLKYPDCKLACVSFIEEQIFARVAPADDVAAIVVEPIQGEGGYIVPPPDYFQALHALAKKYSIMLMVDEVQSGMGKTGKMFAIQHFNVVPDIITIAKAIASGVPLGACVAPADVMDWPPGAHSTTFGGNPIACAAAHATLDLLEGGLIDNARVQGEFLMTELKKLQAKHPSMGDVRGIGLMIGIEFVRDKVTKVPAKEVAADVEQMACRKGMMLLTCGPNGIRLVPPLVITREQCQVAIEILDDVIGEAERKHKIG, from the coding sequence ATGACTGTCATGGATCGCCCGTCTGTCAAGACTCCGCTGCCGGGCCCGAAGAGCAAGGCGCTGATTGAGTACGACGAGAAGTTTGTCTCGCCGTCGTACACCCGCGCCTACCCGGTGGTGCTCGACCGCGCCGAAGGCGCCTGGATCTGGGATGTCGACGGCAACAAGTATCTCGATTTCCACTCCGGCATCGGCGTCTGCTCGACCGGCAACACCCACCCAAAGGTGGTGGAGGCCATCGTCGCGCAGGCGCGCAAGTCGGTGCACTTTTCCAGCGCCGATTTCTACCATGAGCTGGTCGGCTCGCTGGCGGAACGGATCGGCAAGCACGCCCCGGGCGATAAGCCCAAGCGCGTGTTCTTCACCAACTCCGGCACCGAGTCGGTCGAGTGTGGGCTGAAACTGGCGCGCTACAAACGCCGCCGCCCGCGCATGATCGCCTTCATCGGCGCCTTCCACGGCCGCTCGATGGGCGCGCTCTCGCTCACCTGCTCGAAGATCGCCCAGCGCGAACGGTTCTCGCCGCTTTTGCCCGAGGTGACGCATGTCCCGTACGCCTACTGCTACCGCTGCCCGTTCAACCTCAAGTATCCCGACTGCAAACTGGCCTGCGTCAGTTTCATCGAGGAACAGATCTTCGCCCGCGTCGCGCCCGCTGATGACGTCGCCGCCATTGTGGTGGAGCCGATCCAGGGTGAAGGCGGATACATCGTCCCGCCGCCCGATTATTTCCAGGCGCTGCATGCGCTGGCCAAAAAGTACAGCATCATGCTGATGGTCGATGAGGTGCAGTCGGGGATGGGCAAGACCGGCAAGATGTTCGCCATTCAGCATTTCAACGTCGTGCCCGACATCATCACCATCGCCAAGGCGATCGCCTCGGGGGTGCCGTTGGGCGCCTGCGTCGCGCCCGCCGACGTCATGGACTGGCCGCCGGGCGCGCACTCGACCACCTTCGGCGGCAATCCGATCGCCTGCGCCGCCGCCCATGCCACCCTCGACCTGCTCGAAGGCGGCCTGATCGACAACGCCCGTGTCCAGGGCGAGTTCCTGATGACCGAACTGAAAAAGTTGCAGGCGAAGCACCCGTCGATGGGCGATGTCCGCGGCATCGGCCTGATGATCGGCATCGAATTCGTCCGCGACAAAGTCACCAAGGTCCCGGCAAAGGAAGTCGCCGCCGATGTCGAACAGATGGCCTGCCGCAAGGGGATGATGCTGCTCACCTGCGGCCCCAACGGCATCCGTCTGGTGCCGCCGTTGGTCATCACCCGCGAGCAGTGCCAGGTCGCCATCGAGATTCTCGATGACGTGATCGGCGAAGCCGAGCGCAAGCACAAGATCGGCTGA
- a CDS encoding endonuclease V → MTRRAELHSLLNHPWNVPVKRAAIIQSRLSEHVRLTPLTSALQTVAGIDYARDGNHMFLAVVVMDVVAWKVIEIQYAEGITSFPDMPGYLGFRLGPFILQAVRSLYHPAQLYFINGSGVCHPRMCGIASHIGLRINRPTIGCTNERMHGHFDPPGPNAGQYSTVRFSPQAPAVVLRTRDNLKPVFVSPGHLIDLIGAIEQTMRVCRGFRVPEPLRRAHIEAGKFMRQRLASPK, encoded by the coding sequence ATGACACGACGCGCGGAACTGCACTCGCTTCTGAATCACCCTTGGAATGTGCCGGTCAAACGGGCGGCGATCATCCAGTCGCGCCTCTCCGAGCACGTGCGTCTGACACCGCTGACCTCCGCGCTGCAGACCGTAGCCGGGATCGACTATGCCCGCGACGGCAATCACATGTTCCTGGCAGTGGTGGTGATGGATGTGGTGGCCTGGAAGGTGATCGAGATTCAGTACGCCGAGGGGATCACGTCGTTTCCGGACATGCCCGGCTACCTGGGGTTTCGTCTGGGGCCGTTCATCCTGCAGGCGGTGAGGAGTCTCTATCATCCGGCGCAACTGTACTTCATCAATGGATCGGGGGTTTGCCATCCGCGGATGTGCGGGATCGCCAGCCACATTGGACTGCGGATCAACCGTCCGACGATCGGCTGCACCAACGAACGGATGCACGGGCACTTTGATCCTCCCGGCCCCAACGCCGGACAGTACTCGACTGTGCGTTTCTCGCCGCAGGCGCCGGCGGTGGTCCTGCGCACCCGTGACAATCTCAAGCCGGTCTTTGTCTCGCCCGGTCATCTGATCGACCTGATTGGCGCGATCGAGCAGACGATGCGGGTCTGTCGCGGGTTCCGTGTCCCGGAACCCCTGCGCCGCGCGCACATCGAAGCCGGCAAATTCATGCGCCAACGCCTGGCATCGCCAAAGTGA
- a CDS encoding response regulator encodes MVAFLPGLFLALACVVLLVYAFRSHERHWSLGFLGWRKVYTGLGIALAGSIGWAIGGWLATATANPGLGVALPIISGVLLAGGLGLVVSGSMERLRDLAEERRRLEEIRAGFDLYDTLREVVSGPYTFLEVLEFALKEMVRAAGVTTGGLWLYNPTGREWILTGAANMSQNFRRQVETVRGTGTGFDRLARLHKAHVFSRAEEIRLFFPEWEAEGIQSVLGLPLVTGTPGSSEKRLLGIIILADSSESRFDDDRARRLHAAADYVAAVIAEGRLQRQLESAAQQLEAQKAAQERELDAVREQVRAADRRMADERRAWETELNSRTGRLTMELDEARRKAAEDIARLESAAAAAAASHAQEVAVLRRDLGAQLDAARAAAQEARQTARHEVDVIVARLEELRRATDEEKRRMADEHQQQLSAERIRHDQAIAQIRALEASVHTLSRELEAEQRAREEERGTHARKLEAAEAQMARERQTLAVERRREAETLQARIGELETQIAAIEQEHNRQMSELRARADEERRAAVDEQRVLKQEIQSMRLTLADQQAHFDAERDNLRQELRQTESRYVQLLEAERDAHARAREEWEATHDAGEQLLLDLKLELENTRFEQGMALARAHNEAERIRDEYEERLSSLQDQVAMLEEALMAPPAGFSPEEEAAQAEAAALPAPVQDNGSKPHQRELHTALLEWVAQQDQDEWHLELSAHDTPTVDTLWLGERLDEARRTCRGRIIAESMGFAIKTLSRESGTVVQMTRLSAGFEEAEADGEEIPVEGNVARWLYDGDDRVGMQITLGVTAPVAAPEPMADDEEEVAEPVPGTLSVLVVEDQPEMQDVVTGMLASLGHEATVAAAAQEGYARYIGGHYDAVLISAELPQEEGFALVQWIKSHRAEMPVIMMADAGAREMAEPVDAVLVKPFAIEQLHECLLALTDDEFSQHVSVSEFDETGDE; translated from the coding sequence ATGGTCGCTTTTCTCCCGGGCCTTTTTCTGGCCCTCGCCTGCGTTGTTTTACTCGTCTACGCTTTCCGCTCGCATGAAAGGCACTGGTCCCTGGGCTTCCTCGGTTGGCGCAAGGTCTACACTGGCCTCGGCATTGCGCTGGCCGGTTCGATTGGCTGGGCCATCGGGGGATGGCTGGCGACCGCCACCGCCAATCCCGGGTTGGGCGTGGCGCTTCCGATCATTTCCGGTGTGTTGCTTGCCGGCGGGCTCGGACTGGTGGTGTCCGGTTCGATGGAGCGTCTGCGCGACCTGGCCGAGGAGCGCCGGCGGTTGGAGGAGATTCGCGCCGGTTTCGATTTGTACGATACCTTGCGCGAAGTCGTCAGCGGCCCATACACTTTCCTTGAAGTCTTAGAGTTCGCCTTGAAGGAAATGGTCCGTGCCGCTGGCGTCACCACCGGCGGACTCTGGCTCTACAATCCGACTGGCCGTGAATGGATTCTGACCGGCGCTGCGAACATGAGCCAGAACTTCCGCCGCCAGGTCGAGACCGTGCGCGGCACCGGCACAGGCTTCGACCGTCTGGCGCGCTTGCACAAAGCGCATGTCTTCTCCCGTGCCGAAGAGATCCGTCTGTTTTTCCCCGAATGGGAAGCCGAAGGCATCCAGTCGGTGCTCGGGTTGCCGCTGGTCACCGGGACTCCCGGTTCATCCGAAAAGCGCCTGCTGGGCATCATCATCCTCGCCGACTCGTCGGAATCGCGTTTCGATGATGACCGCGCGCGCCGTCTGCATGCCGCCGCCGACTATGTCGCCGCGGTGATTGCCGAGGGACGGCTCCAACGTCAACTGGAATCGGCCGCGCAGCAACTCGAAGCGCAGAAGGCGGCGCAGGAACGCGAACTGGACGCGGTGCGCGAGCAGGTGCGCGCCGCCGACCGGCGAATGGCCGACGAGCGCCGCGCCTGGGAGACCGAGCTGAACTCCCGCACCGGGCGTCTGACGATGGAGCTCGACGAAGCGCGTCGCAAAGCCGCCGAAGACATCGCGCGTCTGGAATCCGCCGCCGCGGCCGCGGCCGCGTCCCACGCGCAGGAAGTCGCCGTTTTGCGTCGTGATCTGGGCGCGCAGCTCGACGCCGCCCGCGCCGCCGCGCAGGAGGCCCGGCAGACCGCGCGCCATGAGGTCGATGTCATAGTCGCCCGTCTGGAAGAACTGCGCCGCGCCACCGACGAGGAAAAGCGGCGCATGGCCGACGAACACCAGCAGCAGCTGTCCGCCGAACGGATCCGCCACGATCAGGCGATCGCGCAGATTCGCGCGCTGGAAGCCAGTGTCCACACGCTCTCCCGTGAGCTGGAGGCCGAACAGCGCGCGCGCGAGGAAGAACGCGGCACACACGCCCGCAAGCTCGAAGCGGCCGAGGCGCAGATGGCGCGCGAGCGGCAGACACTGGCCGTCGAGCGGCGGCGCGAGGCCGAAACGCTCCAGGCGCGCATCGGCGAACTGGAAACGCAGATTGCCGCCATCGAGCAGGAGCATAACCGGCAGATGAGCGAATTGCGAGCGCGGGCCGACGAGGAACGCCGCGCCGCCGTCGATGAGCAGCGCGTGCTCAAGCAGGAAATCCAGTCGATGCGGCTGACGCTGGCCGACCAGCAGGCGCACTTTGACGCTGAACGCGACAACCTGCGGCAGGAATTGCGTCAAACCGAATCGCGCTATGTGCAATTGCTGGAGGCCGAGCGCGACGCCCACGCCCGCGCCCGGGAAGAATGGGAGGCCACCCATGACGCCGGCGAACAACTGCTCCTGGACCTGAAACTCGAACTGGAAAACACCCGCTTCGAACAGGGGATGGCGTTGGCGCGCGCCCACAACGAAGCCGAACGCATCCGCGATGAGTACGAGGAACGGCTCTCTTCCCTGCAGGATCAGGTGGCGATGCTGGAAGAGGCGCTGATGGCGCCCCCCGCCGGGTTCTCGCCCGAGGAGGAAGCCGCGCAGGCCGAAGCCGCTGCGCTCCCCGCCCCGGTCCAGGACAATGGCTCAAAGCCCCACCAGCGCGAACTGCACACCGCGTTGCTCGAGTGGGTGGCGCAGCAGGATCAGGACGAGTGGCATCTCGAACTCTCCGCGCATGACACCCCGACGGTCGACACCCTCTGGCTCGGCGAACGCCTCGATGAGGCCCGCCGCACCTGCCGGGGACGGATCATCGCTGAGTCGATGGGATTTGCCATCAAGACCCTCTCGCGCGAATCGGGGACCGTGGTCCAGATGACCCGCCTCTCCGCCGGCTTCGAAGAGGCCGAGGCCGACGGCGAAGAGATTCCCGTGGAAGGCAACGTCGCCCGCTGGCTCTATGACGGCGATGACCGTGTCGGCATGCAGATCACGCTCGGGGTGACGGCCCCCGTCGCCGCCCCCGAGCCGATGGCGGACGATGAGGAGGAAGTCGCCGAGCCCGTTCCCGGCACACTGTCCGTCCTGGTGGTGGAGGATCAGCCGGAAATGCAGGATGTGGTCACCGGCATGCTCGCCAGTCTGGGGCATGAAGCGACCGTGGCGGCCGCGGCGCAGGAAGGATACGCCCGCTACATCGGCGGCCACTACGACGCCGTCCTGATCAGCGCCGAGCTGCCGCAGGAGGAGGGCTTCGCGCTGGTGCAGTGGATCAAGTCGCACCGCGCCGAGATGCCGGTCATCATGATGGCCGACGCGGGGGCGCGCGAGATGGCCGAGCCGGTCGATGCGGTCCTGGTCAAGCCGTTTGCGATTGAACAACTGCACGAATGCCTGCTGGCGTTGACCGACGACGAGTTTTCTCAGCATGTCTCGGTCAGCGAGTTCGACGAGACCGGCGACGAGTAG
- a CDS encoding DUF5668 domain-containing protein, with protein sequence MAEEQSKKGNHSKGSLTAGFILVGVGLVFLLSNLNVIPDLGETWPLFLIIIGASLVLGALRDRRSSDTQDPNPPTEPTPPPPIL encoded by the coding sequence ATGGCAGAAGAACAGAGCAAAAAGGGAAATCATTCAAAAGGTTCTCTGACGGCCGGGTTTATTCTCGTCGGGGTCGGACTGGTGTTTCTGCTGTCCAACCTCAACGTGATACCCGACTTGGGCGAGACCTGGCCGCTGTTCCTGATCATCATCGGCGCCTCACTTGTGCTGGGAGCGCTGAGGGATCGTCGCTCATCCGACACACAAGACCCGAATCCACCGACTGAGCCCACCCCCCCTCCGCCCATTCTCTGA
- a CDS encoding PTS sugar transporter subunit IIA, which yields MTLTVRDVARLLSVSEKTVYRWISKGEVPAYQVHEQYRFNRAEILQWATSRKMAVSPEIFAEPESHGIALPSLAEAIENGGVYYRVVGVDRWAVLKNIVGLLRLPEEVDRDFLLRVLIAREELSSTGIGDGIAIPHVRNPVVLHVDKPLVALFFLERPVDFGAIDGQPVYALFMLISPTVRAHLHLISRLAYALRDPAFHAVIEKQGLREEILDAVLAVEARLNPPGPAPSTVG from the coding sequence ATGACACTCACGGTACGGGATGTCGCCAGACTGCTAAGTGTATCCGAAAAAACGGTTTACCGGTGGATCAGCAAGGGCGAAGTTCCCGCCTACCAGGTCCACGAGCAGTATCGTTTCAACCGGGCGGAAATTCTCCAGTGGGCGACTTCGAGAAAGATGGCGGTCTCTCCCGAGATTTTTGCGGAGCCGGAATCGCATGGCATCGCACTGCCCTCGCTGGCGGAGGCGATTGAGAACGGCGGCGTCTACTATCGCGTGGTCGGCGTGGATCGCTGGGCCGTGCTGAAGAACATCGTCGGATTGCTGCGCCTGCCCGAGGAAGTTGATCGCGACTTCCTGCTTCGTGTCCTCATCGCGCGTGAGGAACTCTCATCCACCGGCATCGGGGACGGTATTGCCATCCCGCACGTGCGTAACCCGGTGGTTCTCCACGTTGACAAGCCGTTGGTGGCGCTGTTTTTCCTGGAGCGGCCGGTCGACTTCGGCGCGATTGACGGCCAGCCGGTGTACGCGCTGTTCATGCTGATCAGCCCCACTGTCCGGGCGCACCTCCACCTCATCTCGCGCCTGGCGTATGCGCTGCGCGATCCGGCCTTTCATGCGGTCATCGAAAAGCAGGGGCTGCGCGAAGAGATCCTCGACGCCGTGCTCGCCGTTGAAGCGCGACTCAACCCGCCCGGGCCGGCACCGTCGACGGTCGGTTGA
- a CDS encoding proton-conducting transporter membrane subunit has translation MTALISSIGLILLAGVLALALGRYSRAAAITAATGIVTGAALGLIPVIATLVSLQSDSVRWSWTVPGGSLWLGIDPLSAVFLLIVFLLSIPVCLYGVPYLSHHHDYPRGFVWFASSVLIAAMAVVVTARNAVLFLVAWEAMSVSSYFLVSLDHTRRSVRRAGITYLVAAHIGVAFLIAFFLLLGRPATSLDFEDLRNATGGSALLFILALVGFGSKAGLVPFHVWLPEAHPVAPSHISALMSGVMIKMGIYGLLRAMLLLGPPSYWWGVTLIAVGMISAIVGILSALSQSNIKRLLAYSSVENVGIITIGLGIGALGWVTRSYGIAILGLSGAILHVVNHAIFKGALFLAAGSILQRTGTLELDRLGGLLRRMRRTGLVIVIGSVAIAGLPLGNGFLSEFLIYLGAFRGALVDRTDFAALAFAVVIGLALVGGLAIIGFAKLTGIGLLGQPRTPTAAQATESSPLMTYPMLAMGILCLVIGLNAHMIPGVLVPLSGSILNIPAAEVSAARAAIAPTMRTLSLGIGALAVVTMMAALARYAVLRGRTIRVAGTWDCGYAAPGPRMQYSGFSFVQMTVGLFRRLVPLQRRSMPPAGLFPRQGSFGIRLHDGLLHAFYIPLFGRADWALGRLRWLQHGNIHLYILYILVTTMVLLFWGLR, from the coding sequence ATGACAGCGCTGATCTCGAGTATAGGTTTGATCCTGCTGGCGGGGGTCCTCGCGTTGGCGCTGGGACGTTACAGCCGGGCGGCCGCGATCACCGCGGCCACCGGCATTGTCACCGGCGCGGCGCTGGGGCTCATTCCGGTTATCGCCACCCTGGTGAGTCTGCAATCGGATTCGGTCCGATGGTCATGGACCGTACCGGGCGGCAGTCTCTGGCTGGGGATCGATCCTCTCTCCGCGGTCTTTCTGCTGATCGTTTTCCTGTTGAGCATTCCCGTCTGTCTATACGGGGTGCCGTATCTCTCACACCATCACGACTACCCCAGGGGTTTTGTGTGGTTCGCGTCGTCGGTGTTGATCGCCGCGATGGCGGTGGTTGTGACGGCGCGCAACGCGGTGCTGTTCCTGGTGGCCTGGGAAGCGATGTCGGTGAGTTCGTACTTTCTTGTCTCGCTTGATCACACCCGGCGGTCGGTGCGTCGCGCCGGGATCACCTACCTCGTTGCGGCCCACATCGGCGTCGCCTTCCTGATCGCGTTCTTTCTTCTGCTGGGACGTCCGGCGACATCTCTGGATTTCGAGGATCTCCGCAACGCTACCGGGGGGTCGGCGCTGCTTTTCATCCTTGCGCTCGTCGGGTTTGGCTCGAAGGCGGGGTTGGTGCCGTTTCATGTCTGGCTGCCCGAGGCGCATCCGGTGGCCCCCAGCCACATCTCCGCGCTGATGTCCGGCGTGATGATCAAGATGGGCATTTACGGGCTGTTGCGAGCGATGCTGTTGCTCGGACCGCCGTCCTACTGGTGGGGGGTGACGCTGATCGCGGTGGGGATGATCTCCGCCATCGTCGGCATCCTGTCCGCCTTGTCGCAATCGAACATCAAGCGATTGCTGGCATACTCGAGCGTTGAGAATGTCGGGATCATCACGATCGGACTGGGGATTGGCGCGCTCGGCTGGGTGACGCGTTCGTATGGCATCGCGATCCTCGGATTGTCCGGCGCCATTCTGCATGTCGTCAATCACGCGATCTTCAAGGGCGCGCTGTTTCTCGCCGCCGGGTCCATCCTGCAACGCACCGGGACGCTCGAGCTTGATCGCCTGGGCGGGCTCCTCCGACGGATGCGACGCACCGGACTGGTGATCGTGATCGGCTCGGTGGCGATTGCCGGCCTGCCGCTCGGAAACGGATTTTTGAGCGAGTTTCTGATTTACCTCGGCGCGTTTCGCGGCGCACTGGTTGACCGCACGGATTTCGCGGCGCTGGCTTTCGCCGTGGTCATCGGTTTGGCGCTCGTCGGAGGATTGGCCATTATCGGATTCGCCAAACTGACCGGCATCGGCCTGCTGGGCCAACCGCGGACGCCGACGGCCGCGCAGGCGACGGAGTCCTCTCCCCTGATGACTTACCCCATGCTCGCCATGGGGATTCTCTGTCTCGTCATCGGATTAAACGCCCACATGATTCCGGGCGTGCTGGTCCCGTTGAGCGGTTCCATTCTCAACATTCCCGCCGCGGAGGTCTCCGCGGCGCGGGCAGCGATTGCGCCGACGATGCGGACGCTCAGTCTGGGCATCGGGGCGCTGGCCGTCGTGACCATGATGGCGGCCCTGGCGCGATACGCCGTCCTCCGCGGCCGGACAATCCGCGTGGCGGGAACCTGGGATTGCGGCTACGCCGCCCCCGGCCCGCGCATGCAGTACAGCGGATTCTCCTTCGTGCAGATGACCGTCGGGCTGTTTCGGCGTCTGGTGCCCCTGCAGCGGCGCTCAATGCCGCCGGCCGGATTGTTCCCGCGGCAGGGGTCGTTCGGGATTCGACTCCACGACGGTCTGCTTCACGCGTTTTACATCCCGTTGTTTGGCAGGGCGGACTGGGCGCTCGGGCGGCTGCGGTGGCTTCAGCACGGCAACATTCATTTGTACATTCTTTACATCCTGGTGACCACGATGGTCCTGTTGTTCTGGGGGCTGCGATGA
- a CDS encoding NADH-quinone oxidoreductase subunit H, protein MSATLLAIGHIVLALVGAPLLLGIINRTKAVFAGRRGQPVLQPYFDILKLMRKGAVYSSTTTWIFRAGPAVTLAAVLTGLCIVPFAGAKPLLAFQGDLILIAYLLALSRLMTVLAAIDTGSSFEGMGASRELTFSMLAEPALFVGLLALARVTHSLSLDGILYKTGVTGWSIGAPALVAAALFVVFLTENARLPIDDPDTHLELTMIHEVMVLDHGGPDLGLVQCGSALKLWLLGILIVGVASPNLADASLWLREGFAVAGLAALAVLVGIVESFMARMRLMKVPQLLIGAGALSVLAAILVLG, encoded by the coding sequence ATGAGCGCAACCCTCCTGGCCATCGGCCACATTGTCCTGGCGCTGGTCGGCGCCCCATTGCTTCTGGGAATCATCAATCGCACCAAAGCGGTCTTCGCCGGACGGCGCGGCCAGCCGGTCCTGCAGCCGTACTTTGACATTCTCAAACTCATGCGCAAAGGCGCCGTGTACAGCAGCACAACCACCTGGATATTTCGCGCCGGGCCGGCCGTGACGCTGGCGGCCGTGTTGACCGGCCTCTGCATCGTCCCGTTCGCCGGCGCCAAGCCATTGTTGGCCTTTCAAGGCGATCTGATCCTGATCGCGTATCTGCTGGCGCTGTCGCGCCTGATGACGGTTCTGGCGGCGATCGACACGGGATCGAGCTTCGAGGGCATGGGGGCCAGCCGCGAGCTCACGTTTTCCATGCTCGCCGAACCGGCCCTCTTTGTCGGCCTGCTCGCGCTGGCGCGCGTCACGCACAGTCTCTCGCTCGATGGAATCCTTTACAAGACCGGAGTGACCGGTTGGAGCATCGGCGCGCCAGCGCTGGTCGCCGCCGCATTGTTCGTGGTGTTCCTCACGGAGAACGCGCGCCTGCCCATCGACGATCCCGACACGCACCTTGAATTGACGATGATTCACGAAGTCATGGTCCTGGACCATGGGGGACCCGACCTCGGGCTGGTGCAGTGCGGCAGCGCGCTCAAACTCTGGCTGTTGGGCATTCTGATCGTGGGCGTGGCGTCGCCGAATCTTGCGGACGCAAGTCTCTGGCTGCGGGAAGGCTTCGCGGTGGCCGGTCTGGCGGCTCTGGCCGTCCTGGTGGGCATCGTGGAGTCGTTCATGGCGCGCATGCGGCTGATGAAGGTGCCGCAACTGCTGATCGGCGCCGGCGCGCTGTCGGTGCTCGCGGCGATTCTGGTCCTGGGGTGA
- a CDS encoding hydrogenase produces the protein MNDLISILVVVIIMSDFLLLAAGSLRAAVRIIGFQGLALGVLPLCAHQNGLTLRLVAIAILVIILKAVVFPRLLLRSLRESGAPRTITFFVGPVSSLLLGIFVLGSSLWWGYLLPLPERSPYTLAVPMVFFTIVTGLLLLVSRRQALMQVIGYLALENGIYAFGVFFAQSESMLIELGILLDVFVGVFIMGIMVFHISREFDNIESSQLSTLRDWFRGSRRPAGGGGTLR, from the coding sequence ATGAATGACCTGATCAGCATCCTGGTGGTGGTCATCATCATGAGCGATTTCCTGCTGCTGGCGGCCGGATCGTTGCGTGCCGCCGTGCGCATCATCGGCTTTCAGGGGCTGGCGCTCGGGGTGTTGCCACTGTGCGCGCATCAGAACGGGTTGACGCTGCGTCTGGTGGCCATCGCGATCCTGGTGATCATTCTGAAAGCCGTGGTCTTCCCGCGTCTGCTCCTCCGGAGTCTGCGTGAGTCGGGCGCGCCCAGGACCATCACGTTCTTTGTCGGCCCGGTCTCCTCGCTCCTGCTGGGAATCTTTGTCCTGGGCAGTTCGCTTTGGTGGGGGTATCTCCTGCCGCTTCCCGAGCGGTCGCCGTACACGCTGGCCGTTCCGATGGTCTTTTTCACGATCGTCACCGGACTCCTGCTGCTGGTGAGCCGAAGGCAGGCGCTGATGCAAGTCATCGGGTATCTGGCGCTGGAAAACGGGATCTACGCGTTCGGCGTCTTCTTCGCGCAATCCGAGTCGATGCTGATTGAGCTGGGGATCCTGCTGGATGTGTTTGTGGGCGTGTTCATCATGGGGATCATGGTGTTCCATATCAGCCGCGAATTCGACAACATCGAATCGAGCCAGCTGAGCACGCTGCGCGACTGGTTTCGCGGCAGTCGCCGCCCGGCGGGTGGAGGCGGGACGTTGCGATGA